The Liolophura sinensis isolate JHLJ2023 chromosome 6, CUHK_Ljap_v2, whole genome shotgun sequence genomic sequence CATTGTTGTTGAATTAATATAGTTctgtgtacttcatatgtgGGCGGTTGATATGGAAGCTGGATGAGAACATCTCGCACCGCGAGCGATAGTTGGATGAGTTGAGTTGGATTACAAAACgaatatatggataacaacttttaTTTAATCAGTGGgctcactgaataaatataaGATGTTATTCACATATTCGCTTTGTTAGCCCAAAATTAAACTTGTTTATTTCCCTTAGAGCTCAGAAGAGGGCCTGTGATGTGCGATGTACACCCTTAGGATATCAACACATGGAAGTGATTAAATTTAATTCCATATTAGAAAATAGCGAGAGAGAAAAACCTTACCATTTGTTTGTTAACATTATGATTCTGGGTTTGTCTCATTATAATATAAATCGTAGGTGCAGATGGAACAATATCACAGAGTCACATAGACATGGATGGATAGATATTATATAGGTATAGGAGGATATAGGAGGATATAGAAGGATTCAGGAAAAAACTCTCAAGAGAGGAATCAGTGCTGAGAAGGGGCGGGCGTTAGAAAGTACACGTAGTTCAGTAAACATTGCACTACTGTTCCTCGTCAGTGACAATGAATGAACGGCAACGGACGAGGAACATCATGTAATGGATATATTTACTTTGAAACTGGCGGGCTGCTCATGTGGCTTATTCAcgcatgtacacacacagatatatcaTAGCTGTAGCTCAGTTGTCAGCTCCTACGCTGTCTCAtcgatttattatttatttatttgttttttaattggtgttttacgccgtagtcaagaaattttcatttatacgatggtggtcaccattatggtgagaaaaccgagcacagcccggtggaaacccactaccatccgcaggctgctggaataTCTCCCCACGTATATACAACGGGAAAGGAAGTTTGTCCATTTCATCATTGCAGTGCAAGGTTAAGGATGTCCCAAACAAACCCATGTCAATTTCTACTGTTGGTATATAACACGTGGTCGCGGCTCATGGCATGAGGGCGGTACCTTTCGCGCGATTTGCTCCGGCCTCGTGCCGCGCTCCACGGGGagagatgtcctcatccggtTTCCATAGGTTGAGACgtatttaaacatttccaaACAAGCTCAAATTCGAAATATATACGCCCTGTGAAAAAGTTGCCTTTCACGAATTTATATTCTTTATAGGCCAAAGTGTATGGTATTCATAGGACGTCAAAAAGTTGACTCGACCCACTGGTCAAACGACCGCAATAATCGCtgatgatacatttacatgtgtgtcccACTTAATACAAATACAGGAGCAGATCAAGTTCGAAAACTCCTTCCATTGCtggggttttttgtttgttttttttttttgttgttttttgtttgttttttttttgctttcatttttattcgattaaaaattatataacaaacaaataagtaaataaacaaatgcataataaatttggaaaaaaaaatgaggtaaATATAgttcagtgttttattatgcAGAAATCATTCATGACGACATATTCAAGGTCTCGATCGACTGTCCGGATTGATCcatttcagagttacattctACAACTACCTATATACGTGCGATATACGTTATAGCTGCACCGTTAACATTACGCCATTAACACAACACAGTTTCTAGGCCAGGCAGACCACGTGACTGGCAAATTCGCGTTTATAGCATGGTGATAGCAATGGTCCAGTATTACAAATCTCGCGTGATAATGCGTGAAAAGCTGACAGTACAGTTGGTTCTGACACAGATGTAATCATTGATGTTGGCGTATCCGTGCAGATTGTATTTAATTTGCGCAAACAGGGTGAACAAAATAGCTGCACATTGAGACTAATTAACATGTACGTACCGCGTTACATTCAGCTGGCTCGCCACATGGTATCTAAACCAGTCTGGGCGCTGTACGGTACGAGTAGCTCGGCTGAACTGCCCGATTATGGGAAAACCAGTGTAAATATCCACGAACACAAACTCCAGCGCCCCGAGAAGCCCCCTCCCCGACCCCTGGCGAGGCGCTGGCAGGGACTAAAGGGGCTCGGAGAGAGGACTAAGGTAGGACATAGACGAACATTTATATTTTCGGTTCAGTATATACACTTTGTATACAAGTTGTCATTACCTCACCTCTCTCTATACCTCACCGCGCCAAgcacaaaggaaaaaaaatttatttatttacttatttgattggtgttttacgccgtactcaagaatatttcacttatacgacggcgaccagcattatggtgggtggaaaccgggcagagcccgggggaaacccacgaccatccgcaggttgctgccagaccttcccacgtacggccggagaggaagccagcatgagctggacttgagctcacagcgaccgcattggagagaggcttctgggtcattgcgctgcgctagcgcgctaaccaactgagccacggaggcccccgaagaAAACATCAGATAGAGAATAAATTGACACCTGGATGTACATACTGTtgttattttcaacaaaatacagttttacaaagatATGTATCTGTTTTAAGCCACATACGCTTTGGTTCCTATGGCTAAAGCACATTTTAGTTCCAGCATCAACAGTATTTTTATAGTAATATGTTTCTTTCGAAACGAGAGAATCATAAACAAATGCTCTACTAATAATAGTACTACCATCTACTAACAGATGATATGAATGAGTGTGTGTCAGCTACCTTTCGTGCCAACCCAATAAAGCAATATCCGCCGAAAGAGACGAGtttcttgtgttttatttcactatACATGAGCTATTATCTATTCTAACCGAATAGAACAACAGTTATACGGATTTATTAGAATGTAACCCGATCTTCAATTGGTTAGAACATGAGTGAGAAGTGACACTTCATTACTTCATCATTCCGGGTAACGAATTAATTCAATCCGTTCTCATTCATGGAACGGATTTAAGAGACAGTTTCATTTGagggactcgccctgccacccagtatatatacacacacatctcATGACCCCTCGTCGTcacatgtctgaaaaattgctaagtacgacgttaaaccccaaggtgTAGGGTACGGTATGAAGGTATTTAAGGCTGAATTCCTCTTCGGGGAGCAATTTATAGGCACGACATGATTCATGTGCATGCTTGTTCCGCATTGATATGATAATATTCTCTTGTGTATCCAGCACCAGGcataaaacttgttaagttCTTTCGTCAGGGATCACTGATACCAGAAACTTTGGAACAAATGGAAAGTGATGAAGACTTCAAACTGACAGCTGCAGCGCTAAAGAAACTGGGACAAAAACAGATGACGAAAGAGGAGTGGAAATTACGTCAAAAACCATTAGACAAGCTGGGGGTACGGAGTTTCATGCAGTACACCAGGAAACAGAGAGAGATCAATGGGGTGGAAAgtaagcatgcatacatactgtTCTGGGACCTgttgcacaaagcgatcgtaggctaaattgattgtaactatatatatgcatcatGCATGTTTTAACATGTGTCGCCATTTTGGTTACTATCAACGTAGCCTCTGTTCGCTTTGCGGAAGATGCCCATAAACGTGGCATATTTCAGTTGTCAGCTTGTCAGGACTGGCATTGTGCAAACTAAAGGACCTCATGCAACTAGATGGGAAATCGTTACCCCAGTCGCTAGAGCGTCCGCTCCgggagatccaggatcaatcttgGGTCTGGtgacacttaagaccttaaaagaggaagttgtaacttcctcgcttggcgtacaggatgaaggggatagtgcaacgactggctgacccggatcagtaaaatggctcaggcggggcgccttactttcctttggtaagtcgtcgcagtgaagcagcactagataaaagagcggtagaaatccgacctgcaacaaggaggcacattacatgtactctaaggattccttcgtcgtcatatgactgaaaaatcgtaaagtacgatgttaaaccccaagcactcactcactccgtcctgggggcctccgtggctcagtcggttagcgcgctagcgcagcgtaatgacccaggagcctctcaccaattcggtcgctgtgagttcaagtccagctcatgctggcttcctctccggccgtaagtgggaaagtcttccagaaacctgcggatggtcgtgggtttcccccgggctctgcccggtttccacccaccataatgctggtcgccgtcgtataagtgaaatattcttgagtacggcgtaaaacaccaatcaaataaataaataaatcaatccccTCTGTCGTTCAGGCAGATTGCCAGCCTGCTCACAGTGAGAGATCGTCTGCGAAATGACGCAAGAGCTTCTTTTGTTAAATGCATAGGATAATATCCTTTCcgtctaatgttggtatttgaaacaagtttttgtCGAATTTCACCGTGAATATATGATAGTGTCTTTGatagacatttattacgaagctGAACTGATAAACAGGTGCCCATTTTCTCAATGTAATTGTACGATATGTTGTTAGCAGAAGAAAATAGCACTGCACTTTCAAAggaagaatactgtatataatatgtatagatttacaataatatatttaaacttaccTAACATATAGCTTAACAGTATATGAAGAAACATAAAATTAGAATTTCTTGTGTAATTCAAATTAccacccccccctccccctcccttACCTCACATCGTTAAGCACTAAGAAAAAATATGCAACTATCGGAATAAAACTCATTTTCCTATTCGATACAAATGTTTCAAGGAAGGGATATTACCACTAGACCAAAGAGTTCCTCTGAACTTCCAAATTATTCTAATTTTGGTTTTTTTAGGCACCAAATAAgtggaaatgaaaatttttttgggGTTCACGTAatcattgttttaatatcaAAGGAATTCCCGCAGAAAGCAccttaaaatagcaaaatctgcttttgaatCTACTTTGGTcttttgacaaaacaaaaagtctAAATCGCATCACTCCAATTTCTACACGcaagttcttcagtaattgtacttcatattcaagtaagttttgcttgtttttctccatgaaaaaaattacacctcactgctgcacGGCACTGGGACGATTTCCcatctagttgcaaggggtcATTTGAACGTTTAATTAAAAAGTATATAGTGTGACCGTTCTTAATCCACACAGTTGGTGACATCTGTCAGTTGTATATGAACGAAACGTCGGTTGCAGATCAAGACAGGATACTCcggaagaaaaaaatcagcatCCTGCAGCTGAACATTGGACTCTATTGTAACCAGGCCTGCAACCATTGTCACGTGGAATCATCGCCAAAGCGACAAGAGATGATGTCACGTGATGTGGTGGACACGTGCCTAGCAATTCTGGAGAAAAGCCCGTCCATTCACACCGTAGATATCACAGGTATGGCTACATGTATCTCCGTTATTTACTACATCAATAACATGAATGCAGGCCTTCGACCTAGACGTGATataacagacattcttataTACCAGTTATGAACCCTAGTTGACATTCCAGGCCAGCAATAGCAAGACTAATACCCTAAGCAACGTTCAGCACAGTCAGATCAGGACTAAGAAGGCatataaggtaaaaaaaaatgtcgaaCGTATCGCCGTAAACAGCCATAGAAAAGGAGTCAAGAGTTTTCAGAGATACgggaaagacgcaagaaatgttCTGGGAGTGTACATAAGTTTAATCCACCCAAATGGCGCGTGATTCTACTTGGTAAGTTATGTCAATCTGAATATATGTAGTGCgcttttattgtaactgttcatgtattcaaCTTGGCGACTTGCGTGGACTATAATTgaatatattattaattttgggttaatatttaatacaaaatcTAACTGACGCTTTTGCATGGTTTCCCTCTGGAATTTCAGTAAAATATGATGCTATGAATGGCGTTAGTTAGTTATTTGATACTGTGCTAAGGAAATTTTTAACTGagtcataaaactgatcactgGGTAAACGCCATGAAACGTCCATGCAATTATAGACCTATAAATCCAGATGTCTTTTCTGCAAAGGCGGTGCCCCAGAGCTCTGTGGAGAGTTCCGCTATCTTGTGCAGGGAGTCCGAAAACTGGGCAGAAATGTGATTGACAGATGTAATTTGACGTCACTTCTTGAACCAGGTCAGTATTTTGTACTTGTCAATCAACGAGTAAGACAATCAGATTTTGAAAAATCTTTCCATATTGTAATCTGGTTTATGTTTATGTGAGAGTAAAAGCGGaacatcgacgacagtgtgatacatgaTGCAAAGACTATCACGTAACTGTTGAAATACGACCATTTCTCAGTTTACTTCTGGGTTTTATTCAATCTGTTCATGTCAGTGTTGAGATAGTATCACTAAAAGAGGAAATCAAAAATCAGAATTTCTGAACCAGCTAAAAAGGCTTGCCAGGCGCAACAAATGAACATGATGCTATGTTGTCCGGTCTCCTGGATCAGTCCAAACATTGTTGGTAAAttcagaagatttatttatttgtttatttgattggtgtttcgcttatatgacggcggctaaATCCAGAAGAATCGGGCACCAATCTGGACTGGAACGGAACGGAAGGGATCGATGTGGCTGATGTATATATTTCGACATTCTCACATTTGTTAACAGGACAAGAAGACACTGCTAAATTTTTGGCTGACAATAAGGTCCATGTTATAGCATCCCTACCATGCTACAGCGCCAAAAATGTCAACCAACAGCGCGGGAAAGGTGTCTTTGACAAAAGTATTCAGGCCCTGGTGTTGTTGAACTCTCTTGGGTATGGAAAAGAGGACACGGGCTTGAAGTTAGACCTAATGTACAATCCACTGGGTAAGTGTGAGAACATGTTCTTGAGAAACTGAATCTTTTTAGCGAATAGTAATGAGGAAGTTGTGTTATCGCCAAGTGTAGTGCGAAAACAGTGCCATGGGACACTGAAGCTTTTAGCCACTAGTAAGCAGGACGTTGTGTTATCGCCAAAGTGTAGTGTAAAAACAGTGTCATGGGGCACTGAGGCTTTTAGCCACTAGTACCCAGGACGTTTTGTTATCGTCAAGTGTAGTGCGAAAACAGTGCCGTGGGACACTGAAGCTTTTAGCCACTAGTAAGCAGGACGTTGTGTTATCGCCAAAGTGTAGTGTGAAAACAGTGTCATGGGACACTGAGGCTTTTAGCCACTAGTACCCAGGACGTTTTGTTATCGTCAAGTGTAGTGCGAAAACAGTGCCGTGGGACACTGAAGCTTTTAGCCACTAGTAAGCAGGACGTTGTGTTATCGCCAAAGTGTAGTGTGAAAACAGTGCCATGGGACACTGAAGCTTTTAGCCACTAGTAAGCAGGACGTTGTGTTATCGCCAAAGTGTAGTGTGAAAACAGTGTCATGGGACACTGAGGCTTTTAGCCACTAGTACCCAGGGACGTTTTGTTATCGTCAAGTGTAGTGCGAAAACAGTGCCATGGGACACTGAAGCTTTTAGCCACTAGTAAGCAGGACGTTGTGTTATCGCCAAAGTGTAGTGTGAAAACAGTGTCATGGGACACTGAGGCCTATAGCCACTAGTAAGCAGGACGTTGTGTTATCGCCAAAGTGTAGTGTTAAAACAGTGCCGTGGGACACTGAGGCCTATAGTCACTAGTAAGAAGGACGTCGTGTTATCGCCAAAGTGTAGTGTGAAAACAATGCGATGAGACACTGAGGCCTTTAGCCACTAGAAGCAGGACGTTGTGTTATCGCCAAAGTGTAGTGTGAAAACAGTGTCATGGGACACTGAAGCTTTTAGCCACTAGTTCCCAGGACCTTGTCTTATCGCCAAAGTGTAGTGTGAAAACAGTGCCATGGGACACTGAAGCTTTTAGCCACTAGTAAGCAGGACGTTGTGTTATCGCCAAAGTGTAGTGTGAAAACAGTGCCATGGGACACTGAAGCTTTTAGCCACTTAGTTTCCAGGACGTTGTCTTATTGCCAAAGTGTAGGGTTCTTCTGGCTCCTGTGATAAATGTACAGTCAATCCTTTTTGATGAAATAATCAATTAGTTTTATTATGTCACGTTTCGCGAAAAGCGAGGTGTATTAAATTGggtttgtttttctgtctgcCTATCTCTTTATCGTTTCGGTGCATTAGCTGCACTGGATATTGTCCCACTGTGATCTTGGTGCAGATTTATTTTGTAGGCCTTCAGATGAAGTTCGAAAACGAGCTTAATCaatgcataagttttgcatatttctCGCGGGATATGAACTCTGAATTAttgggtttttttctctctctcagaTAAAAATGTGCAATCAATCACTTAAGAAAtctgtgtattgttttatttcaggtgGATTTCTTCCTCCTCCCCAAGCCGACCTTTGGACCAAATACAAAGCGGAACTGTGGGATGTCTTCGGAATTGAGTTCACTGACCTTTACACCTCCACAAACATGCCATCAAGCGTTTCCTGGATTTTTTGTATCGAAGGTCAGTAAACCAGGGCATTATATtgaaatcttcaaccttttcatccactaaagcactttttcagNNNNNNNNNNNNNNNNNNNNNNNNNNNNNNNNNNNNNNNNNNNNNNNNNNNNNNNNNNNNNNNNNNNNNNNNNNNNNNNNNNNNNNNNNNNNNNNNNNNNNNNNNNNNNNNNNNNNNNNNNNNNNNNNNNNNNNNNNNNNNNNNNNNNNNNNNNNNNNNNNNNNNNNNNNNNNNNNNNNNNNNNNNNNNNNNNNNNNNNNGCActttttcagagaaatttatgcatacaatgcttatgaaaataattcaaagatgatttctttgtgtcactaaaaattcaataaaactATGCAAGCCATTTCGTTATACCCCATAGTCCGAATGTCTACAATAATTGGTCGCAGTGatagttgaaaaggttgaagaattagggtatgtggTAGTCAAGGTCAAGGGTAGTTTATAAACATTagtcagtgtttaattaaaaGAATGAAGGCAACAAAAGAACGGAAAAACATGTTTGAAGGACAGCTTGTGTGTTGATACATCGGCACAGTTGAACATTATATCATATGACTTGATTGCTTTGTGTTAGCGTAAACCGTTTGaggtaaattattaaaaaataccTAACTCCATAAAATAACTTAAGAGCTAGGTTAGCGGACCGTCGATTGTTATGGAAATGCCTGCGACCCACAGGATGTACACGGTGGCTAAAcagtaggacgtaaaacacaGGTCCgatacaaataagtaaataaatttaacttttatCTGTAGAAACGAACTGGAGAGTTACATGGAGCTCTTGGTGCGCAATTTTAACGTGGACACCGTTGATAAAGTGATGTGTTTGGATTACTTGTCTGTTAGTTGGGATGGCGTAATATATGACTGTGATTTTAACCAACAACTTGACATGCCCATCCTTCATGGCCGACCATTACAGAGTCAatcaggtacatatatacactcgCTAGAATACCCTTGTTAAATACTGCGTTCATTATTATTAAAAGTGAGACATTTGGGAAAAAAGCAACGGATTGTAACcgttgtgttttgtgtgtgttttccatgtgttatatgtgtgaaaaaaacCTGCATACAAcattaagtatgacattaagtACTCTATATTATaatgaagaacaaaatgttttattgtgttttgtgCTTTCCTCCACtctttttccacatttttgttttagcatTTCAGTCGATTCATATGTATACGTTAACGTTTAACTGTTGGCTGAGTAGACGTTTTCAAAATATATGTCATCTGTCGTGATTCTTGACCTCATTCCTCCCATGGACTCACTGTGGATGAATATTGGGATACCACTTCCATATAGCTGAATTATTAGCAACTGTCTAAGTTCAAGCTTTTATATTATGTCTTTCGCTAATTTCACTTATCAGGTGAACCCGTTGATTCAGTCAGACAGAAGAAAGCGATGACGGTTTGGGACATCGAGTCGGCCGACGATCTCGTTACCTCGAGGATTGTAGTGGACAATCACTGTTTCGGTTGTACCGCTGGCATGGGGTCAAGCTGACAGGGAACAACCGTCTAAGGGTGAGAGTGTTACCTTCTTCGCCTGAACACACAGGTAGACAATCAGCAATTGCGATTCCGGAAAGAGAATCATTGCAATTTAAGATGGTATATATCTTTTGTGTTCACAAAAGGTTTCCTCTCCCTTTGGGCGTTTCCATATGTATATGGTGCGTTATATGATGGTCATATTGTGTAAAGTGCTCTGCTGTGTAACGATCTTAAACCTATCCATTTGATTTTTGCTGTGGGTGTCGTTCTTTATAGTTTTGTGCAACGTCCATTGGTTCGGTTGTGCAGGGGGTTGACAATTATGGCTGTGAAGAAAGTATAACTGGATATGTGATCTTGATCCCAGTGTTTTCAGATCTAGAATCTGTGCTCAGGTGAAATCCAGGACGAAGAAATTACTAACTTTGTCGTATTCAAACTTTATTGATGGAGACGGCAATGTATTTAACCCACTACTGTCTTCTACGTGCACCTGTAATCAcgtagaaatatatataatatatatatatatatatattagcgTTTTGCAGGGTATTTTCTTAGCTTTTCAAATCGAACGAACTGACACTGATTCCGGTAACATAGGTTCAATATATACACTTAGAAcaagaataaatgtataaagctATATAAATGTAGTTTCTTATAACAAATAGCAGAGCAGCAGAGGTCTTCCTACAGTATGAATTCCCATTGTCTATGTTGCCTATACATTTACGTAAACACATGTCGTTTTGTAAGTCTAGTTACTAAGCCTATGACACCTTAACTCGCAAACTTGATGGTTGAGATCAGGTCGATATTTCTCTTAGTGACCAGCTCTGTATTTATACGAACGAGGAAAATTAAAGTGTTTGAATTGCTTCATGGATTGCTGTGTCTCATTTGGCATTTATtatattgctttatttattttttatctttatatgACCGCGTCAGGGGCCTAttatggttagagcgtccgccccAAAGTCGGAAGACTCGGgatggcgctcagcattgagaggtttcagcgaggaaacaggactggttgatccggtgtcagtataatatgactgggtgaggtgtcttGCCGGCTTCATTGCGGCaacactttgacggcatggactcaccctgccacaagaggttataatatatgtacacacacctataaCGACTCCCCGTTGTCATAGGACtgaaaggggcctccgtggctcagtttagTTAGCGTTCTAGCctagcgtaatgactcaggagcctctcaccaatgcggtggctgtgagttcaagtccaggtgatgcttgcttcctctctggccgcacgtgggaaggtctacttCTAAGCGGCTACTtgctgatggttgtggctttctcccgggctctgcccggtttcctcccatcatacgAACACTGAACATATGGTTTAAGAAAGCAATAAAGGTTCTTTGATGAACCTGTTTCAAAGAGATTTATAGGAATGGTTCTTCAAAGGTCCTTTAAAAGTTCTTCCTGACAGATTGATAACTGTTCTTCAAAGAATGTTCTTTCGCTTAATGTACCAGTCACAGTTATTTGTAGCACTTTAAATGAttacttttaaatataaaaaaaatagcagtTAAATGAACTCCACCGTCTTACA encodes the following:
- the LOC135467984 gene encoding LOW QUALITY PROTEIN: uncharacterized protein LOC135467984 (The sequence of the model RefSeq protein was modified relative to this genomic sequence to represent the inferred CDS: inserted 1 base in 1 codon), whose protein sequence is MYVPRYIQLARHMVSKPVWALYGTSSSAELPDYGKTSVNIHEHKLQRPEKPPPRPLARRWQGLKGLGERTKGSLIPETLEQMESDEDFKLTAAALKKLGQKQMTKEEWKLRQKPLDKLGVRSFMQYTRKQREINGVENQDRILRKKKISILQLNIGLYCNQACNHCHVESSPKRQEMMSRDVVDTCLAILEKSPSIHTVDITGGAPELCGEFRYLVQGVRKLGRNVIDRCNLTSLLEPGQEDTAKFLADNKVHVIASLPCYSAKNVNQQRGKGVFDKSIQALVLLNSLGYGKEDTGLKLDLMYNPLGGFLPPPQADLWTKYKAELWDVFGIEFTDLYTSTNMPXKRFLDFLYRRNELESYMELLVRNFNVDTVDKVMCLDYLSVSWDGVIYDCDFNQQLDMPILHGRPLQSQSGEPVDSVRQKKAMTVWDIESADDLVTSRIVVDNHCFGCTAGMGSS